The segment GGTTCCTCTGCAACCATCAATCGGATGGTGCATGGATCTCCCGCACCACTGAAAGGAAGGGGAGAGCTTAAGGCGAACCTTGAATCCATCCTGCTTGAACGCGGCGCACCAGCGCCGGAAGTTTCCGCTCTGGTACGCCGCATGGACGAGCAGTGGCAAGCAAGCCGTCATCATGCCGAGGCGGTGGCCCGCGCCAGATCGGAAGGAGCAAGTGTTGAAAACCTGCCTTCGGCAGGCAGACCCCGGCATCTTTCCACGGACAAAGGAAACTGCCGTTTAGAACCAGCCCCCAAAACGGGGCAAGAACTTTCGGAGGAAGAACTCATGCTTTTGAGCAAGCAAAGCCTTACGCCACAGGCGCGGAAGCATTTCAAGCTGTTCCGCGACCCGTGGGATGATCCGCATCTGCCGGAGGAAGTCTTTCTGACGCCGGAAAGCCGATACGTGTATGAGGCGATGATGTCCGCTGCGCGTCACGGTAACTTTCTGGCTGTGATCGGCGAATCCGGCAGCGGAAAAACCACGTTGCGCCGCATGATGCTGGAGCAGCTCAAGGGTGACGAACAAAACGTCATTATACAGCCCTACATCCTGACCACTGGCGGCAAAGGAATCGAGAGCAAACCCCTGCGGGCGGCGCACATTGCAGAATCCATTCTGGCTTGTGTGGATCCCGGCGGCTCTATCCCTTCCAGCGCCGAGGCCAGGGCAAGACGTGTGCATGAAGTCCTTCGTCAATCCAGCCGTGGCGGCAATCGGCACCTGCTGTTCATTGAAGAAGCGCACGACATCAATCTGCACACACTCAAAAG is part of the Desulfovibrio sp. genome and harbors:
- a CDS encoding AAA family ATPase; its protein translation is MHRMTLGAMLQKVGMGQRELARAVGGSSATINRMVHGSPAPLKGRGELKANLESILLERGAPAPEVSALVRRMDEQWQASRHHAEAVARARSEGASVENLPSAGRPRHLSTDKGNCRLEPAPKTGQELSEEELMLLSKQSLTPQARKHFKLFRDPWDDPHLPEEVFLTPESRYVYEAMMSAARHGNFLAVIGESGSGKTTLRRMMLEQLKGDEQNVIIQPYILTTGGKGIESKPLRAAHIAESILACVDPGGSIPSSAEARARRVHEVLRQSSRGGNRHLLFIEEAHDINLHTLKSLKRFFELEDGMKRLLSIVLIGQTELGQKLASAGTEVREVVQRCDVVKLPPLTDVPGFIRHRFKTVQADADTVFDASGMEALRQRLIVAPDGRGRGVDLAYPLAVQNLATRAMNLAASIGEPVVTGDVVRQVRA